In Clostridium thermosuccinogenes, the genomic stretch TTCCACGGAATTCTGGTCTCGGATATACCTATCCAGTTTTTGCAAAAGATTCTCCATGTTTCCCATGCTGGAATTCTTGGCTTTCAAGCTTGGATAGCGTATCACTTCATAGGGGTTGTAAATTAATCTATACTCAAGGGCTTCCCTGGCCTGCTCATAGCATTTTGGCAGCTTTTCCACATCCTTCTCAATCCCGCCAAGGGACATGAAGCATTCCATAGGTGTATTTTTCTTAATCCTTTCGGACATCTTTATCATGCACGCTGAAAGCTTCTCATGGTCAACAAGCGGACCGATATTGAAAACCATCACTATATCATTTCTGTAATCAAAAAAATATAAAATATCCATATCATCTTTATCAGACAGGATACTTCCAATATCATCAATGTTTTGGAGGACTATCCTTCCCGCCTCCCCGTCGGAGGACGCATACACCGGAGAAATAATGCCTACGCTGAAACAAGGCTTTTTAAGGGTTATTCCCAGCTCATGGAATAGTTTCTTCACTCCTTCTTCCGGTTGCAGTCCCCCGGAAAATATCTTGTTCAGACTGTTCTCCAGCACAGCATGCAAATACCGGCTTTTTCTGTGCTCCTGGCTTAGTTTCTGCTGATGTTCTTCCTTTATATTGGCAATCACCTTCTCCAGGACATCTTTCAGTTCCTCCATGCCCGCCGGCTTTAGCAGGTAATCCTGAACACCAAGCTTAAAAGCTTCTTTAACGTATTCAAAATCATCATATCCGCTGAGGACTATGAATTTGCTGTCGATAGCCTGCTCGGATGCTGCTCTGATGATATCCAGTCCCGAATATACAGGCATCCTTATGTCGGTAATGATTATATCGGGCTTTTTTTCCCTCATTTCATCCAATGCTTTATCCCCATCGTAAGCGGTGTAGATTTCATCGATATCAACATGACCGATACGTTCAAGCATTGACTTTAGTCCCCTGCATATCACTTCTTCATCATCCACCAGAAGAACGCTATACATAAAATCACCCCGGATTTGAGTCATATGGAATACTTATATGGATTCTTGTGTATTCATCAGGTTCACTATCCATTCTGATATAATATTGCTCTCCATAAAACAGTTTGAGCCTGTTATTGATATTTTCCAGACCTATGCTTCTTCCGTTTTCTATATTTCTCCCATCCGAAATATTTGAATACTTAAGCTGGTAATTTAGTCTATCAAGCTGTTCCGGAGGTATTCCCTTCCCGCTGTCGATCACGTCTATTTCCAGGCGGTTATTCCGAACTTCAAGCTTTATGTGAATGCGGAGTATCTGTAAAGCACCGCTAATTCCGTGTTTAATGCTGTTTTCAACTATAGGCTGCAGCATAAACCTGATAATCCTAGCGGATTTTACCTCTTCAGGTACATCCACACTGTATTCAATTCTCTCTCCCCATCTTATTTTTTGCAGTGTGATGTACTTTTCGACATACTCCACCTCCTCCCGGACAGTTGCATATTTGGAGTTGCTGCTGATATTATACCTCAGCATCTTGCCGAAATAAGTTATGGCATCAGCCATTTCATAATCTCCTTTAAGCTCCATTTTCATGCGGAAAGTATCAATTGTATTATATATGAAATGGGGATTTATCTGGTATTGCAGCGCGGCTATCTGAGCATCCTTCTGTGCGGTTTCCTTCCTTATCGAGTCACTAATGAGCTGGTTGATTTTTTCTATTAAAATATTGAAATCCGTAGCCAACTGACCCACTTCATCGTTATAGTTCCCGGGTATTCTGATACTGAAGTTTCCTTTCGCAACAGCATTCATGATTTTGACAATCTGCTTCAGCCTGGAAAAAATGATTTTCAGCATGAAATATGTGAATATCTCAAGTATGGATACCCCCAATATCACTACGGTAATCATCCACCTGCTTTGGGAGGACGAATTGCTGATCATATCTGCGGCATTGGTTTTGCTGACAATTTTAATGTTCAGAGGTTCAATGGTTTCATAACTGTATATTATGTCACCATCAAAGAAATGCCCCCTGGGATTCCCTTTAATGTTTCTGTTGAACAGCTCCAGCTGTTTCGCTGTATTCTTGTACTCTTCGGGATAAATAATATGGTTTTTATCATTGATGACATAAACATCCTGCCCATCGTTATCAAAATTGATGGGTGAGAACATCTCTTCTTCGAGTATGTCAAGGGCCACCGCTCCCAGATACTTTCCGTCTATGGTTTCAATCTTCTTAACCAATTTGAAAACCGTCGTGTTCCCACTTACACCATTGTATTTGAACCTGTCGCTTTTTGCCGGATATATCCACATGCTCTTTAGATCACTGCTTTTAAAATCCTTAAACCACTGTACATTGCTTATCCGGTCTTCTCTGAAAAAACTGCCGTACTCAGGTATTGTCTCATTGGAGTAATATACGCAAAGCTGATAAATACTGGCATCATTAAAATTTAGTGCATAATTTATCGGCCCTGCTATGTTTTTTCTGAAATTGATCAGCGCCTCCGGCGTAAAATCCATTTCATAGTACAACAGGTTCTGGATTTTGCTGTCATTGGCAATATTACCCACCATGCCCTCAGCAACGAACATTTTCCTATCCACATTATATTTTATCTGCAGTAGGTTCTGACGGGCATTATGAGCCAGTTCATTCCTCATATATGTCCGGGATTGGAAGTAATTATAGGCTCCTATTGTTACCGACGGTATAAGTATAGCTATCGCATAAGCAAAGGTCAGCTTCTTCAACATGCTTTGATTGGATATGAAATATGATATTCTTTTCCATAGGCCTGCAATGATATTCATTTTCCGTCTCCTCTGAAAAGGGATATAATGTGCTGCACAGCAAAGCAAAATTCTGCTCTTTTCAATGGCGCGGATAGCTTACATCCCTGCCCAGCTTGGCTTTCTGCTCCTTGTACTTTTTATTACACGCTTCGTATACTTCGGCGTATCCCATCTCATACACATGCTCTACGGCAGCATTATATATATGTTCCACTTCTTCCTCGGACTTTGCCATGATCATCCTTATGTTTTGCTCCGACCAGTATTCGCCGATCATTATGTTTATGCCGGCTTCCCTTGTACCTTTGTCAGGAATGATACCCATGGTTTCAGGAGTCCAGACGGAATACCCGGAAAAATACCTCCGGATGGCCATATAATGCCGGTCTACCTCCGGCAAATCCCCACTATCAACGGTACGCTGAAAAAACATGCTTTGCTGCAGAGGCCAAAAAGTGTCAACCCCATAAATTCTCTTGGCCATATCGGGGTTGTCCGACTTCATCTTTTTGTATGCTTCGGAATATCTCACTTTTCCGTCTACTATCTCATAGGTCTCCCCTTCAACACCATACCACGTAAGCATCTGGCCTTCATCGCTGGCGAGGAAGGTAAGCAGCCTTATTGCCCTGTCAGGATTTCTCGATTGTTTTGTGATAAAGGTGGAAGTCCATCCTGTGCCGGCCTGATCATATAAAGGTTCTTCCCCATCCAAAGCATGAATCGGTCCCACAGGAACATAAACAATTCTCTTGTCCTTTCTGAACGCGGCAGCAATGGAATCCCTCACATCATCGGTATTTCCCATGTATGAAAAACAGATGCCCTGGGATATTTTTTCTCCGGCCCAGCTGGTAAAGTTGTCATTGTGCATCAACCCATGGCGCCACAACCTGTTAAGAAACTTATACATTTCAAGATACTTGGGATGCATGTTTATGTCCTGCCAGTCGCCCTCCGGGGTTTCCCACGGAATGGCCCACATTCTGGCCATTGCCCAGTCATTCCACTGGGTAAAAAAAGGTATGATATCTTTTCCATCATATTTCAAACAGGCGTTTTTCACCTTTAGCAGCGCATCAACGGCACCATCCTGGGTGGTGAAGTCCTCCGGCTTTATCCCCAATTGATCCATTATATCTTTCCGGGCAATTATACCGTTGCTGTTCTCGATATAGGCATCTCCCACCAGCCATTCCGGGCCTGTATAATAATTTGCGATGGCATACCAGTTGCCATCTTCTTCCGTATACCACTTTATCATGCTCTCAGGGATATATTTGTAAAGATCGGGAGCGTATTCTTCTGCAAGCTTGTTCAATGGATGGAACAGACCTGAATTAGATAGGTCGGTACGAATTGACGACCAGTTATCCAGGGTAACCAGATCGGGCAAATCGCCAGAAGCTATCATGGATGTCAGCTTTCCATCCCCGTTTCCTGCGGGTACAATTATGTTTATATCCACCCCGGTTTGTTCGGTTACAACCTTATCAAACAGGGTATTTCCCGCATCCCATTTTTTGTCGTACCATCCGAAGTTAATATACCAGTCCAGCTTAACCGGTGAAATGTCAAGGGTCCAGCTACCTTCCCCCACCCGTGGCTCCGTGATTTTCTGATTTCCTTCTGTTTGTCGGGAGGTTTCCTCGCTACTATCATTTTTTTCCACTGCACTGCAGTTTGTGAAAGAAGCCACCATCAGTAAAATAACAAGGATGGTTGCTGATATCCTAATCAGCTTGAACATTGCGCTCCCCCTCTTGATATGCACCTTCTCCCGGTTGCCGCGTTATACAACTGTTTTGGATATTTCGTATTGTGATAAAAGCAGGGCGAATCCCCAGCAAATCCAACTATAATTCTGCTTTTACAAATCGACTTTGGATAAATTCATGATAGCAATTTTTTATATAATTTGCTATATTCATTATACAGGAAATATATATTAAAAAAGGTACCATTTTTTATTATTTGGTACCTTTTTTTATGATTGCCGGTAAGACATGACGCCTGCTATACGCTAATTCCGCCCTTTGGACACACTCTTATGCATATGCCGCAGACAGAGCCGCGGCCTATATGCTTGTAATTTTTGTTCATGAATTCGGAGCAGGCTTTTGCATCGACTATCTCCTCACGCTTTGCGCCTACATGCCATTCATTTCCCATCAATGCCTTTGCCGGGCAGGCATCCACACACCTACTGCAGGAAGCGCATCTACTCTCTGCCGATATGCTGCCGCAAGGAAGCTCCATATTGGTCAGCACAGTGCCCAGCCTGACCCTGGGGCCAAAATCCTTATGGATGAAAAGGCCGTTTTTGCCTATCCATCCCATACCGGAGACAACAGCCCCGGTTTTATGGGGAAATATACCGCTGTAGGGCACGGGCGCATCCGGGATGGTCTGGGATGCAGCAATCGTATAAGCCCGATAACCGTTATCCTGTATGAGCAGCATGGTTCTTAACCCTATCTGGTCAATGAGGGTATTTACCGAACGGTAATGATTAAAATAATTAAAAGTGGGCTTGTCCCCAATCTCATCGATTATCGCATCCGATAGCCGGATCCCGAAAGTGATGGCATAGGGGTATTTTTTCAAAGGCTCCGGCAGCAAATCCGAAACATTGGAATATCCCACAAAAGACGCTCCAAGCCCACGGATAAACGCCGTAAGATCTTTATCCGAAATTCTCATAATTCCCTCCTGGCAGTGCATGTCTATAACAGCATTTTTATTATTTTTAATTCTCTTTGTGCTGGCTTTTTCGATAGCAGAGTTCCAATTAATTTAGCTCCGGGTACAATTATACCACAAAACTGAAGAAGGTGCTTTGCCGGTAAAGCTGAGGTCTTTTGTCCCGGGCAATATGGTATAATTTGTACAAACATGATATAATACTTATGGAAATCCGGGATGGAGGTATCAAAGGTATGAGTTTGGGCAGCAGTAAGGAATTGGCGGAAAACAAAATCATACTGCTTTATATGATAGACAAGGTAAATATGCCTGTCAGCAATCACCACATAACGAAGCTGGTTTTGGAGAATAAGTTCATGAACTACTTCATATTGCAGCAGTTCTTAAATGAACTCTGTGACAGTGGTTTTCTTGAACTCAGCGAAAATGGCGGCAAGTCTTTTTACAGCATAACTCCTAACGGAAAGAAAACTCTGGAGTATTTCGTAAACCTTATACCTTTTGGTATTAAGTCCATAATTGATAACACCATACCTGAAATTCGCAGCGATATAAAAAAGGAATCCCTCATTTCAGCGGATTACACGCCGAAAAGCGAAAACGAATATATAGTCTCCTGCAAATTGAAGGAAGATAATTTTACCTTGATTGACCTATGCATCACCGTAGGAACAAAGAGTGATGCCCGCACCATATGTGAAAACTGGAAGAACAATCCCCAGCAAATATATTCTGAAATAATTGCCTCGTTGACAAGAAAGAGGGATAAAACGAACAGGGACAAGGACAAGGATGAGGATTAAAATAAGGTGGTTTTTCCAATCAAACGGCTTTTCCGGAATAAGCAAAGAATACGGAATTGTCCGGTTCAACTTTGCCCCTGCTTTTAACCCTTGCTTTCGCCTTACCCTGACAATCAGGGCAGCTCGATAACCTTGTTTTTCTTTGACTCCCTGTATAATACAAATTTACTCCCTATAACCTGAACAATCTCAGAACCTGTTAATTCTGCGATCTCTTCGCATATATCCCTGGTTTCCGCCATAGCGTTCTTCAACACATTTGCCTTTACCAGTTCTCTGGCTTCCAAAGCTTCATCAAACTGTTTTACCACATTTTCGGTTATGCCGCCCTTTCCTATCTGGAAAATCGGCTCGATATTGTTGGCCAATCCTCTGAGATAACTACGCTGCTTGCTTGTAATCATTCATGTATCTCCTTTTGCAAATTTTATCCTGATTTTGCTATATAGACTCATTAAACCAGAGTCTTCATCAGAAGGGCAACTTTTAGCTCGATGGGCTCCCATTCACCTGTTCGACAGCAAACTATCGGATTTTCTAAAAAGGGCATCCTGTTTTTTGGGCATCAAAGTTTATGCAGCCTATATCCTGCTTTTCACATGCCGGTATTGGCAGCTTTCTCTTTCAGCACCATATCCCTTTTTCACCTAAGCTAATCGTATACCCAACAACAAAAAGGATAGAATTGAATTCTATCCCCCGACGGCTAAACCTCAACTTCCTTCCGAGTCTTTCTCCTATGTGTTTCGTAACTCGGATCCCCTTTCTTCCAGCCACTTCTGTTTTTTTCTACCGGCCTTTGCTTGATTTCCTCATTCACTACGAAATCGTTCTTCATCAAGCAGAAATAAGCAATGCTTCCACTTTTACAGTTGCCACAGTTTAAGCATTCCATAGATCCTAATACTGCCCCTCCGATATTCATTTATTTATGTATCTATATTTTACAATGGTATTAAAGCTTTGTCTAGATACTATTTACAGTATCCAATGCTATCTTACATAATCAAACTCCAGATCATACATCTTGACGGTATCCCCTTCCGAAATGCCCATTTTTTCTAATTCATCGACAATGCCTTTTCTTTTTATTGCCCGTTGAAAATACTGAAGGGATTCATAATTGTCAAAATTCGTTGAACCTACCAGCTTTCTCACCCAATTGCCTTCAACAATATATACATCCCCTTCTTTGCGTATTTCGAAAGGCTTTTCCTCTTTAGCAGTATACACAATTTCATCATCAGTATCTTCCGTCAAGATAACATCGGGCAGATCTTTCAAAACTTCGTATATATATCGCATAAGCTCATCTAAACCTTTATTGGTGGCTGCCGATATGGTGAAAATTTTATAACCTCTGTTGCCGATTATTTCCATGAACCTTTTTGCATTCTCTTCGGCTCCGGTGATATCGGATTTATTAAGGGCAATAATCTGTGGCTTTTCTGCCAAGGCCGGATTGTACTCCTTAAGTTCTCCATTTATCACCTCAAAGTCCTGTACCGGGTCCCGTCCTTCAACAGCAGCTATATCAATCACGTGCAACAGGAGCTTGGTCCTCTCCACATGCTTTAAAAAATTGATTCCAAGGCCTACGCCTTCATGGGCTCCTTCAATAAGCCCGGGAATATCAGCCATCACAAAGCTGTTTCCCTCTCCCAAACTGACGACACCCAGATTCGGATTCAAGGTTGTGAAGTGGTAGTTAGCAATCTTTGGTCTTGCTGCTGTCACCATCGACAAAATAGTCGACTTTCCCACATTGGGATAACCAATCAGTCCCACATCCGCCAGCAGCTTAAGCTCCAGGATAATCCAACGGGATTCTCCGGCATCCCCTGCTTTTGCAAAATTAGGCACCTGCCGGGTGGAAGTGGCAAAATGCTGATTTCCTTTACCTCCCTTGCCTCCTTTTGCAATCACAGCCTTTTGTCCGGGCTTTACCAAATCTGCCAGTATGCGTCCGGTTTCTTCATCCTTTATTATCGTTCCTGCAGGAACCTTTATTATAAGGTCGCTTCCATTACGCCCCGTGCAATTGGAAGAGCCTCCGTTTTGTCCGGATTCTGCCTTATATTTTCTTTTGTACCTGAAGTCAACCAGCGTCCTGACCCCTTCGTCGGCAACAAATATGACGTCCCCGCCTTTTCCGCCGTCGCCTCCGTCCGGGCCACCGGCTGCTATATACTTCTCCCTGTGGAAAGATACCGCGCCGTTTCCGCCGTTTCCTGCCTCAACGTATATTCTTGCGCTATCTATAAACATCTTATACTCCTCCATCGAGCGATTAGCCATCAGCAACTGATGACCGGTTCCGGTCATTACCGGAAATATTATTTATACCGGCATCGCATTAACCACCGGTATTTTTATTATGTACAACTATGTAATAAAAAATAAATCCCGGAATCAACCGGGATTATCCTTTATACACTTATTACGCTTACCTGTTTTCTGTCCTTACCCAATCTTGAGAACTTAACCTTTCCATCTACCAATGCGAAGAGGGTATCATCACTACCTTTTCCTACATTCTCTCCCGGATGGATCTTTGTTCCTCTCTGTCTCACCAGGATGTTCCCAGCCAGTACAAACTGACCGTCTGCTCTCTTGACGCCAAGTCTTTTAGCTTCGCTGTCACGACCGTTTCTGGAGCTTCCAACTCCCTTTTTGTGAGCAAACAACTGAAGATTTATTCTAATCATTGGATTACACCTCCTCATCCATTACCGATACATACTTTCCATACTCGTTTTCTATCTGTTTAAATCCTATTGTCATAGCCTCCAGGATTATTCTTGCTTTACTCCTGGCATCCTCCGGAGTATCCGAAGGTATGCTGCATTTTATATATCCATCCCGTTCGGTATAGTTTCTTATACCTGTCAACTCATCAAGGGCACCGAGAGCAGTATATGCTATTGCTGATACTGCTGCACATACTATATCGCTCCCGTACTCGCCAAAGCCTGCATGGCCTTTGACGGTAAACTCCCAAATAAAACCTGTTTTATCTCTTACTATCGAAATATTAATCATTTGATACTGCCTTTTTAATAAGCCCTTAAGCATTGATCTTTTCAATGTTTATTTTGGTGTAGGGCTGTCTATGTCCCTGTTTCTTTCTATAATTTTTCTTGGGCTTATATTTGAAGACGATTATCTTTTTGTCCTTGCCATGGCCAAGTACTTTTGCGCTTACGCTTGCGCCTTCAACCACAGGATTTCCTACGCTGAAGGTACCTTCCTTTGATACTGCGAGAACCTTGTCGAATGTGACAACGGAACCCTCCTCAGCGTCCAGCCTCTCTATAAATAATACGTCGCCTTCCTGTACCTTGTACTGTTTTCCACCGGTTTCAATTATAGCGTACATTCTACACACCTCCTCAATCCAGTCTCGCCGGAAAGATAGCGGACTTCATTAAAGTCCGGAATCCCATAAGGCAGTAATCCTGATTGATAACACACCATCATAAGCAAACAACATTCATACTGAACATCCGTCAGATGTTGGTTATCAATTGAAAATTACATTTGTTGGCCTTTGCCGTGCGGCTACCGCATTATTTTAACATACCAGAGTATCAATGTCAATCTCGTGGATTTTTATTTCTTCATATTTTATATTATTGGTCGGTTTTACGACAATTTTTTTGTCAAAAGCCTTCTCCAGCTCGGGTATAATCTGCCCCCCCTCCCGGGTCAGCACCGATCCAACGAAGGGATGAACTTCAACGGCTACAGTCTTTGAGGCAGTTTTGCCAAGATAGCTGATCAGCTCCTTCTCCGCCTTGCGGGCTATCACTTCAGGAGCAAGAACCTTGCCTGTACCGTCGCAGCATGAGCAATCCACCTTCATCACGGAAGAAAGCTCCTGCCTTACCTTTTTTCTTGTCATTTCAATCAGACCAAGCCCTGTCATTCCCACAACGATGGTTTTCGTCCTGTCCTTTTTCAGCTCCCGCTTCAAAGTGTCCAACACCATTTTCTGGTGCTCATGCTCGTGCATGTCAATAAAATCGATTATTATTATCCCACCGATATCTCTCAAACGCAGTTGCTTTGCAATCTCTTTTGCGGCATCCACATTTGTTTTCAGCACGGTATCCTCAAGGTTGTTTCCGCCTATATACTTGCCCGTATTAACATCTATGACCGTCAGGGCTTCCGTCTGGTCTATAACCAGATAACCCCCGCACTTCAGCCAAACTTTCCGCGCCAGGGCCCTGGTTATCTTTGACTCTATATTGTAGTATTCAAAAATATCATAATCTTTATTATAATACTCCACCCTTGTTTTTAACGAAGGAGAAATCATATCGACAAGGTCCAGCACCTTTTCATACTCTTTCCGGTTGTTTATGATAAATTTGTCA encodes the following:
- the yhbY gene encoding ribosome assembly RNA-binding protein YhbY, whose translation is MITSKQRSYLRGLANNIEPIFQIGKGGITENVVKQFDEALEARELVKANVLKNAMAETRDICEEIAELTGSEIVQVIGSKFVLYRESKKNKVIELP
- the rplU gene encoding 50S ribosomal protein L21, with the translated sequence MYAIIETGGKQYKVQEGDVLFIERLDAEEGSVVTFDKVLAVSKEGTFSVGNPVVEGASVSAKVLGHGKDKKIIVFKYKPKKNYRKKQGHRQPYTKINIEKINA
- a CDS encoding Rne/Rng family ribonuclease; protein product: MLSEIIVDVGIEETRVALLEDNELVELYIERPYPQRLVGNIYRGKVKSVLPGMQAAFVDIGYEKNAFLYVGDAIPQREYSEEDDEEYEVSREHNIDEILKPGQEITVQVIKEPIGTKGPRVTTNITLPGRNLVLMPKADYIGVSRRIESDAERSKLKAMAEEVKPKGMGLIVRTASEGKTAGDFKNDINFLTKLWDTIHQKERSGPVPRCLHRDFNLIHRSVRDLFSWNIDKFIINNRKEYEKVLDLVDMISPSLKTRVEYYNKDYDIFEYYNIESKITRALARKVWLKCGGYLVIDQTEALTVIDVNTGKYIGGNNLEDTVLKTNVDAAKEIAKQLRLRDIGGIIIIDFIDMHEHEHQKMVLDTLKRELKKDRTKTIVVGMTGLGLIEMTRKKVRQELSSVMKVDCSCCDGTGKVLAPEVIARKAEKELISYLGKTASKTVAVEVHPFVGSVLTREGGQIIPELEKAFDKKIVVKPTNNIKYEEIKIHEIDIDTLVC
- a CDS encoding extracellular solute-binding protein, translating into MFKLIRISATILVILLMVASFTNCSAVEKNDSSEETSRQTEGNQKITEPRVGEGSWTLDISPVKLDWYINFGWYDKKWDAGNTLFDKVVTEQTGVDINIIVPAGNGDGKLTSMIASGDLPDLVTLDNWSSIRTDLSNSGLFHPLNKLAEEYAPDLYKYIPESMIKWYTEEDGNWYAIANYYTGPEWLVGDAYIENSNGIIARKDIMDQLGIKPEDFTTQDGAVDALLKVKNACLKYDGKDIIPFFTQWNDWAMARMWAIPWETPEGDWQDINMHPKYLEMYKFLNRLWRHGLMHNDNFTSWAGEKISQGICFSYMGNTDDVRDSIAAAFRKDKRIVYVPVGPIHALDGEEPLYDQAGTGWTSTFITKQSRNPDRAIRLLTFLASDEGQMLTWYGVEGETYEIVDGKVRYSEAYKKMKSDNPDMAKRIYGVDTFWPLQQSMFFQRTVDSGDLPEVDRHYMAIRRYFSGYSVWTPETMGIIPDKGTREAGINIMIGEYWSEQNIRMIMAKSEEEVEHIYNAAVEHVYEMGYAEVYEACNKKYKEQKAKLGRDVSYPRH
- a CDS encoding ribosomal-processing cysteine protease Prp, with translation MINISIVRDKTGFIWEFTVKGHAGFGEYGSDIVCAAVSAIAYTALGALDELTGIRNYTERDGYIKCSIPSDTPEDARSKARIILEAMTIGFKQIENEYGKYVSVMDEEV
- the obgE gene encoding GTPase ObgE, with the protein product MFIDSARIYVEAGNGGNGAVSFHREKYIAAGGPDGGDGGKGGDVIFVADEGVRTLVDFRYKRKYKAESGQNGGSSNCTGRNGSDLIIKVPAGTIIKDEETGRILADLVKPGQKAVIAKGGKGGKGNQHFATSTRQVPNFAKAGDAGESRWIILELKLLADVGLIGYPNVGKSTILSMVTAARPKIANYHFTTLNPNLGVVSLGEGNSFVMADIPGLIEGAHEGVGLGINFLKHVERTKLLLHVIDIAAVEGRDPVQDFEVINGELKEYNPALAEKPQIIALNKSDITGAEENAKRFMEIIGNRGYKIFTISAATNKGLDELMRYIYEVLKDLPDVILTEDTDDEIVYTAKEEKPFEIRKEGDVYIVEGNWVRKLVGSTNFDNYESLQYFQRAIKRKGIVDELEKMGISEGDTVKMYDLEFDYVR
- a CDS encoding cache domain-containing sensor histidine kinase; translation: MNIIAGLWKRISYFISNQSMLKKLTFAYAIAILIPSVTIGAYNYFQSRTYMRNELAHNARQNLLQIKYNVDRKMFVAEGMVGNIANDSKIQNLLYYEMDFTPEALINFRKNIAGPINYALNFNDASIYQLCVYYSNETIPEYGSFFREDRISNVQWFKDFKSSDLKSMWIYPAKSDRFKYNGVSGNTTVFKLVKKIETIDGKYLGAVALDILEEEMFSPINFDNDGQDVYVINDKNHIIYPEEYKNTAKQLELFNRNIKGNPRGHFFDGDIIYSYETIEPLNIKIVSKTNAADMISNSSSQSRWMITVVILGVSILEIFTYFMLKIIFSRLKQIVKIMNAVAKGNFSIRIPGNYNDEVGQLATDFNILIEKINQLISDSIRKETAQKDAQIAALQYQINPHFIYNTIDTFRMKMELKGDYEMADAITYFGKMLRYNISSNSKYATVREEVEYVEKYITLQKIRWGERIEYSVDVPEEVKSARIIRFMLQPIVENSIKHGISGALQILRIHIKLEVRNNRLEIDVIDSGKGIPPEQLDRLNYQLKYSNISDGRNIENGRSIGLENINNRLKLFYGEQYYIRMDSEPDEYTRIHISIPYDSNPG
- a CDS encoding response regulator transcription factor, with the protein product MYSVLLVDDEEVICRGLKSMLERIGHVDIDEIYTAYDGDKALDEMREKKPDIIITDIRMPVYSGLDIIRAASEQAIDSKFIVLSGYDDFEYVKEAFKLGVQDYLLKPAGMEELKDVLEKVIANIKEEHQQKLSQEHRKSRYLHAVLENSLNKIFSGGLQPEEGVKKLFHELGITLKKPCFSVGIISPVYASSDGEAGRIVLQNIDDIGSILSDKDDMDILYFFDYRNDIVMVFNIGPLVDHEKLSACMIKMSERIKKNTPMECFMSLGGIEKDVEKLPKCYEQAREALEYRLIYNPYEVIRYPSLKAKNSSMGNMENLLQKLDRYIRDQNSVEISNLIDGIFSREHLKNYNMESIRLLYRSIVRRITDMAENCNLRMFAEIRGDISEFHSLSDIRIYLKAVIHDAIAHIKEKNRGKSPVDLVKKFVRENFNKDIDMAIAANMVSMSYTYFSKLFKDETGMNYTDYLIKTRMEKALELLNNPVYRIHDIAVSVGYGNPKHFTRAFKNYFGISPSEYRDSLSSQSGN
- a CDS encoding 4Fe-4S double cluster binding domain-containing protein, with protein sequence MRISDKDLTAFIRGLGASFVGYSNVSDLLPEPLKKYPYAITFGIRLSDAIIDEIGDKPTFNYFNHYRSVNTLIDQIGLRTMLLIQDNGYRAYTIAASQTIPDAPVPYSGIFPHKTGAVVSGMGWIGKNGLFIHKDFGPRVRLGTVLTNMELPCGSISAESRCASCSRCVDACPAKALMGNEWHVGAKREEIVDAKACSEFMNKNYKHIGRGSVCGICIRVCPKGGISV
- the rpmA gene encoding 50S ribosomal protein L27, yielding MIRINLQLFAHKKGVGSSRNGRDSEAKRLGVKRADGQFVLAGNILVRQRGTKIHPGENVGKGSDDTLFALVDGKVKFSRLGKDRKQVSVISV
- a CDS encoding DUF4364 family protein, with product MSLGSSKELAENKIILLYMIDKVNMPVSNHHITKLVLENKFMNYFILQQFLNELCDSGFLELSENGGKSFYSITPNGKKTLEYFVNLIPFGIKSIIDNTIPEIRSDIKKESLISADYTPKSENEYIVSCKLKEDNFTLIDLCITVGTKSDARTICENWKNNPQQIYSEIIASLTRKRDKTNRDKDKDED